Within Paenibacillus sp. RUD330, the genomic segment CACACGCTCGAATGCTGTCCCCTTGCCGGGCTCCGACAGGTCTTGGGCAACCGGATCAAAAGCCGCCGCCACCATCGGCTCGATTCCGGTCATCCGACTCACCGTATCGCGCAGCCCGTCAACGATTTGCTCCTTGCTTTCCGGCTGCGGCGGCGTGTACTGAGGCGATGGGGGAACCTGAATGCGCTCTGCCGGAAAGCTTCCCGCCTTGAACATTGCCTCCCCCTGCTGTGTCTTGCCTGTAGGAGAACCTTCCGGATCGCCATTCGGCGCAAGGCACAGCTCTACATTCCGCAAATGCATAAACTGCGCGGAGCGGATCAGATGCATATGCATCTGACCAAGCGACCATTCCGCTGCCGCAGGCTTCCATAACAGCTGCTCGAGACTGAAGTTCTCCAATTCCTGAATATATCCATTCACGGTGTCCTCGAACTTGCGCAACGTTTCCTTTGTATCCACTGCCGAACCACTCCTTTGAACTGAGTTGGCTCAAGCATACAACATGGCTCCTGACACAAGTGTGTCAGTACCTCTTCCGCATGTTTTCGATTTCTGCGCGCATTCGATCCCGCAGCGATTCCGGCTCGAGAACGTGCACCGCTGCTCCCCAGCCGAGCGTCCACTGAAGCAGGTCCTCGATCCGCCGGACGCGGAACGTCGCCAGCCAGCCTTCCTCCCGCGGCTCGAACGTTTCCATATAGAAGTTGTCCGCTCCCTGAACCAGGTCCGCGACAGCCGGATCGACCCGCATCCGTACGATAACGTTCCGGTCGTCCGCAGGCCGCCGGTCCTGAAGGCTGAAGCCGGGAAGGACTTCAAAAGAGGCTTCAAGTACGATGAGCTCATTCATGCGGGACAGCCGAAAGTGGCGAATGTCGCCCCTTAGTCCGCAGAACGCGACAAGCATCCACGTCCCCTGAGAAAAAACGAGACCGTAAGGGTCAGCCGTACGCTCACTGTGGCGACTTCCATCCGGTCCCGGCAGGTTTTTTGAATAGTGGAAATGAATCTTGCGCTTCTGCACAATCGCCCGTCGCAGCTGCTCGAACGTCTCCTTCTCCTTCCCGAGTGTTCGGGCCGTTCTATCGCTCAGCAGCCGGATCGCCGACCGCAGCCGGGCCGTTTCCTCGAGTACATTCTCCGGCAAGATGGCCTCGATCTTCTCCTGCGAGCTGCGGGCGCTCGAGCCGTACTCCGCGTCCAGCCTCAGTTCCACGAAGTCCGCCCCGACGAGCAGCGCTGTCGCTTCCTCCGCCGTGAAGCTCACGGGGGGAAGAAAGTAACCCCCCATCAGGGAGTAGCCTACGCCCGTCGCACCTGCCACCGGAACGCCCATTTCGCTAAGCGCTTGCATGTCGCGGTAAATCGTACGGACGCTCGTCTCGAACCGGCCGGCCAGATCCTCGGCTCGCAGCACTCCCTTGCGCTGCAGCTCAATGACGATCGCCAACATCCGATCGGTTTTGTTCATTGCTGCCCACATCCTTTGTCCTGCCCTGCTTTTGTCTACTATATCGCTATCTCGGAGGTTTGTCTGCAAGTGGAATTCTGTCAGATGTTGACGCGGAAATGGCATCCTGAAGCTTCTGCAATTGCCTAGCGCTTGGACACCTTACTGGAAGTTATTTATGCAGCTTGTGGAAACGGTCGGGAGGTGCTTGCGGGAGCGGTTTCGCGTCGCAAGGGTCTAGTGGATGAGGCGATTTATCTGGGAAGACTCCTTTTGAAGCATATGCCCGACGAAATGCTATATCATATATAGGAATAAACCTGCCCTATAGCTAAATAAAGACTGCAGCCACGCTTTTTAGCCGGCTGCAGTCTAGTATTTTAGGCAATCGTTCCCGGTTAGAGCGGAGCACCTTGTAAGGGACTACTTCTCCAATTCATAGCGGGTCGCGATGATGCCCGACTTGAACGTCCGGCTGGACTGCAGCTTGAGCCTGATTTTCTCGACGCCGCCGTGGAAAACCGAAGTTCCGCCTCCGAGGACGACCGGACAAATCGTCAATAGAAGCTCGTCGATCAGGCCGAGCTCAAGCAGCGTCTTCGCAGCTCCCGGGCTGCCGAAGATAACGAGATTTTTTCCCGGCTCCTCCTTGAGCGCCTTGATTTGCTCAGCGATATTGTCCTTGATCAGCATCGTATTGTTCCACTCCGCCTTGTCCATCGTGCCGGAAATGACGATCTTCTTAACATCCTGCACCCATTTGGCATGCTCCCTATCGTGCATCGACGCATTCGGATGGTCCAGCACCATGGGCCAGTGGCTCTCCATCATCCGATACGTCGTTCGTCCATATACAGGAGAGCCCACTTCGGCTACGACCTCCTCGGCGTACTTCTCCATCTCTTCGTTATAGGGAATCCAATCTAGTCCCCCGTTCGAATCCGACGCATACCCGTCCAGCGATACATGCATGAACAATACGAGTTTTCTCATGACTGTTTCTCCTCCGTTTTCGAATTCAATGTTTGTCCTGCTGTTACGTTCACTATAAATCATTACGTTGCGTAAGGTTCAAGGAGGAATCCATTTTGGAGATCGCCTTTGGTGCAGTCTCTAGCCAGTACCCACAAGGAAGCTTTAAAACGGCGACAACCGACCGCGGCAAGGATTGGCAATCGTCTATTTTACTTATGAGCTGCTTGTTATCCTTACCTGCTCCCCTTCAGTGATTAATCCCAGCTTTTTACCTATTTTAATTGTATAGCAACAATCATTTTTCGCCGTCACTTATGATACGGTTCGCCGCATCATCTATAGGGCAAAATCGAAAGGGCACCTGAATGGGGTGCCCTTCGTTGGTACCGTTTGCGTCAAACACGGCCTACCTGCCTTCGTTTCATAGCTCGCGGGGGACAATTACAAGAGTGCCGTCACCGTTGATGATGAATGTACCATTATCGATCCATTCGTTTATTGCTTCCGAAAGTTCCTCGGTGAAATCCTCGCCAAACTGGATAAAATACGAATTATTTTCCATTACTATGGTGCCGTTGTTGGCAAACGACGGGTGGTTATGGACCTTTAGCGTGCCCTCAATGGTAAGCTTTGTGCCTGCAGCCACAACAAATGGATCACTCACAATAAGCGTTACGCCTTCCGGAATTGTCAAATTGCCCGTTAGCGTAGCTGGGCCTGACATGGATACTACCGTGTTCGAGACTTGAGTGAGATTCGTCAGTCCGGCTGATTGGGCAACCGCGATCCATGTAGGGATAATGTTGTCCGAAATCAACTTCACCGCATTCGTGGCCGCACTTCCTAGAGCGCCGTAATCTGCGTCGACAGTAACCGTAACTTTCAGCCTCTTGCCTCCATCCGCTGCCTTAACCGTGTAACTTGCCGTTGTGGCGTCAACACCCTTGGCAGGGATATAGTCTCCGGGTAATAGGTCTTCCGTATACCACTGATACGTAACGCGGTCGCCAGGCGGATTGCCATCAGCCATCAAGACATCCGCATGCAGGGTATCACCTATTCTAGGATTTGTATTGTCTATAATAGGATAATTATCAAAACCAGCGATTACCGCATTGGTTACCGTGGTTTTCGTTCCGGCAACCGGACCTAAGCCTGTCACAATGACTTTCAGCTTCTTGCCTATATCTCCTGCTACAGGTCTGTAAAATCCGGCTCCCTGGGATTCGAAGACTTCACCTGTTGCATTCTGATACGTCCCGCTCCCTGTTTCCGTTTCTACTTGCCATTGAAAAGACACTCGACCTTCTGTCGGATTACCATCACTCATCGATACTCTGGCATAAACACCGGAATTTACCCCGCGCCAACCAACCCCCGGATTTACATTGGGAATTGTTACGCCAGTGATATAGATAGAATCGATCACCGTGCTTGTCGTAGCGGTTTTTGTTCCGGTTGCCGGGCTTACGCCCATCACCACAACCTGCAGTTTCTTACCCATGTCATCCGCCGCAACCGTATAGCTCGCTGTCGCGTTGCCCGTACCCGTCGCATTCTGGTACGTTCCGCTTCCAGCCGCCGACTCTACTTTCCATTGGTAGATCACTCGGTTGCCTGCAACATTACCATCTTGCATGGTTGCGCTAGCCGTAAGGATCGCATCAATGGTCGGATATATATTATCTATCGTTACTCCCGCGACACCAACAGGCACCGCGCTTGTTGCTGCGCTTGTTGCCGTTCCCGATGCTCCCGCTGCACCCGTCACCACAACTTGCAGTTTCTTACCCGAATCTGCTTCTGCAACCGTGTATGTTGCGGTTTGGCTGCCCGTGCCCGCTGCATCCTGGTATGTTCCACTATCTGCCGTCGTTTCTACTTTCCATTGGTAGTTCACTCGGCTGCCCGCTGCATTGCCATCTCCCATGGTGACATTGGCAGCAAGGGTATCTCCCACGATAGGATTGACAATATTGATCGTTACCCCTGAGACTGGTATGAGCACTGCACTAGTTGCTATACTCGTTTCTGTTCCCGTTGCTTCCTCTGCGCCGGTAACCGCAACTCTCAGTTTCTTACCCATATCCGCCATTGCAATCGTGTAGCTCGCCGTTGTGCTGCCCGAACCGGATGCATTTTGGTACGTCCCGCTACCTACATTCGTTTCTACTTGCCATTGATAAGCCGCTCGGTTGCCTACTGGATTACCGTCGCTTATTGTCGCAGTAGCCGTAAGGGTATCTCCCACTTTATAAGACGCTTGAAGAATGATACCTGCATAATTTACGGAGGGACCCGCCTTCCACTGAGCGGTGTACGCAATATCCTGGGCGGGCATCGTTTCAGGCATGGCGGAAAGCAAAGGAGACCACTCCTTGAACACATTGCCTGCCTTTGTCACTTGCGGCGCAGAGACGATAAACGTGGACGCGCCGTACACCACATTTATCGTGGTTCCGCC encodes:
- a CDS encoding DinB family protein, encoding MDTKETLRKFEDTVNGYIQELENFSLEQLLWKPAAAEWSLGQMHMHLIRSAQFMHLRNVELCLAPNGDPEGSPTGKTQQGEAMFKAGSFPAERIQVPPSPQYTPPQPESKEQIVDGLRDTVSRMTGIEPMVAAAFDPVAQDLSEPGKGTAFERVQNTVVHPRLGGLNALEWFQLIEMHYRHHLLQKKRLVDAWRQAHA
- a CDS encoding YafY family protein codes for the protein MNKTDRMLAIVIELQRKGVLRAEDLAGRFETSVRTIYRDMQALSEMGVPVAGATGVGYSLMGGYFLPPVSFTAEEATALLVGADFVELRLDAEYGSSARSSQEKIEAILPENVLEETARLRSAIRLLSDRTARTLGKEKETFEQLRRAIVQKRKIHFHYSKNLPGPDGSRHSERTADPYGLVFSQGTWMLVAFCGLRGDIRHFRLSRMNELIVLEASFEVLPGFSLQDRRPADDRNVIVRMRVDPAVADLVQGADNFYMETFEPREEGWLATFRVRRIEDLLQWTLGWGAAVHVLEPESLRDRMRAEIENMRKRY
- a CDS encoding dihydrofolate reductase family protein, coding for MRKLVLFMHVSLDGYASDSNGGLDWIPYNEEMEKYAEEVVAEVGSPVYGRTTYRMMESHWPMVLDHPNASMHDREHAKWVQDVKKIVISGTMDKAEWNNTMLIKDNIAEQIKALKEEPGKNLVIFGSPGAAKTLLELGLIDELLLTICPVVLGGGTSVFHGGVEKIRLKLQSSRTFKSGIIATRYELEK